A window of Pedobacter lusitanus contains these coding sequences:
- a CDS encoding ATP-grasp domain-containing protein, producing MKKIGILFGQERSFPEAFVKRVNELGGNDFKAEFVNIDKIFQAEPLDYAVIIDRISQDVPFYRASLKNAAITGTAVINNPFWWSADEKFFNNALAVKLGIPVPKTALIPSHARPDDTTENSFSNLAFPFDWDNIFSYTGFPAYMKPFDGGGWKEVYKLNNKEEFFDKHSQTHQYVMMLQEEIEFDEYFRCYCIGGKYVRIMQYEPRNPAHLRYAVDHKPSSEKLIKTIHDYVIKLNQYLGYDFNTVEFAVRDGIPYAIDFCNPAPDADIASVGQENFDWVVETSAKYAIERAKAQIDGQDNLTWGEYIKSAIAGKSLTAKSTPAKTASVKTPPATKSATKSPASAQKTKPAATGKAAAKKK from the coding sequence ATGAAGAAAATAGGTATTTTATTCGGACAGGAACGATCATTTCCTGAGGCCTTCGTAAAGCGTGTAAATGAATTAGGGGGAAATGACTTCAAGGCAGAATTTGTGAATATTGATAAAATATTCCAGGCAGAACCTTTGGACTATGCTGTAATTATTGATCGTATTTCCCAGGATGTCCCTTTTTACAGAGCATCCTTAAAAAATGCTGCAATTACAGGTACAGCAGTTATCAATAACCCTTTCTGGTGGAGTGCTGATGAGAAATTTTTCAACAACGCACTGGCTGTTAAGCTGGGAATACCTGTTCCCAAAACAGCGTTGATCCCTTCGCATGCCAGGCCAGACGACACTACAGAAAATTCTTTCAGCAATCTGGCTTTTCCTTTTGACTGGGACAACATTTTCAGCTATACCGGATTCCCTGCATACATGAAACCCTTTGATGGAGGCGGATGGAAAGAAGTTTATAAGCTTAACAACAAAGAAGAGTTTTTCGATAAACATAGCCAGACACATCAATACGTGATGATGCTGCAGGAAGAAATTGAATTTGATGAATATTTCAGGTGTTATTGTATTGGCGGAAAATATGTACGTATTATGCAATATGAGCCACGTAATCCTGCTCATTTAAGATATGCAGTAGATCATAAACCTTCAAGTGAAAAACTAATCAAAACAATTCATGACTACGTTATCAAACTCAATCAGTATCTGGGTTATGATTTTAATACTGTAGAATTTGCCGTACGGGATGGCATTCCTTATGCAATTGATTTTTGTAATCCCGCCCCTGATGCTGATATAGCCAGTGTAGGACAGGAAAACTTTGACTGGGTGGTAGAAACCTCAGCCAAATATGCCATTGAAAGGGCTAAAGCACAGATCGACGGACAGGATAACCTGACCTGGGGAGAATATATTAAATCGGCCATTGCCGGAAAATCACTGACGGCTAAAAGTACGCCGGCAAAAACAGCATCTGTCAAAACTCCACCTGCAACTAAATCTGCAACAAAAAGTCCGGCATCTGCTCAAAAAACAAAACCTGCAGCGACAGGTAAAGCAGCAGCAAAGAAAAAATAA
- a CDS encoding esterase family protein, with protein MKEEYKKWYSPNLSGDIEFLIYGHSGHPVFLFPTSKGRYYETKDFGLIASVQHLIEEGKVKIYCPDSVDALSWYNKSISPSDRAQNHTWYDKMLAQELFPLAVCETGYQKVITAGCSFGGYHAANFAFKHPSLVSHLFSMSGTFDISSQVDGFYDSDIYYNNPVDFLPGDQDPDLWNIGIILGTGDRDICKPFNERLSGILHQKNINHWLDIRPDADHDWPVWLQQFPEYLSKI; from the coding sequence GTGAAAGAAGAATATAAAAAATGGTACAGTCCTAATTTAAGCGGCGACATAGAATTTCTGATTTACGGACATAGCGGACATCCTGTTTTTCTTTTCCCAACCAGTAAGGGGCGTTATTATGAAACAAAAGACTTTGGTCTGATTGCTTCGGTACAACATCTGATTGAGGAAGGCAAAGTCAAAATATATTGTCCGGACAGTGTCGATGCGCTGAGCTGGTATAACAAATCTATTTCCCCGTCAGACCGGGCGCAAAATCATACCTGGTATGATAAAATGCTTGCTCAGGAGCTTTTTCCTCTTGCTGTCTGTGAAACCGGGTACCAAAAAGTAATTACGGCAGGCTGCAGTTTTGGAGGTTATCACGCTGCAAATTTCGCATTCAAACATCCTTCATTAGTCAGCCATCTGTTTAGCATGAGCGGAACTTTTGATATCAGTTCACAGGTTGATGGTTTCTATGACAGTGATATTTATTATAATAATCCTGTTGATTTCCTGCCAGGTGACCAGGATCCGGATCTCTGGAATATTGGAATTATACTGGGCACCGGTGACAGGGATATATGTAAACCATTTAACGAACGTTTATCAGGTATTCTTCATCAAAAAAACATAAATCACTGGCTGGATATCAGACCTGATGCTGACCATGACTGGCCCGTCTGGTTACAGCAGTTTCCGGAATACTTATCAAAAATATAA
- a CDS encoding alpha/beta hydrolase produces the protein MYNTVSVLGANPVIRQLESVHLQRVVEIEIFYPSGLLGNEKLNLLLLNDGQDADGLDLKETLNNLYEDQKIEPVVVVAIKASADRLQEYGVAGVPDFAGRGGKAADYTRFITSELMPFIEKEAGMPFLGKRAFAGCSLGGLTAFDIVWKNDGFFDIAGVFSGSFWWRKKDLKDGYTDNDRIMHEVIRETENQPSVKFWLMTGTEDETADRNRNFIIDSIDDTIDIIKELTKKGYKRQDDIFYYEMVGGKHNVATWAKAIPSFLCWAFARKTFL, from the coding sequence ATGTATAATACTGTGTCAGTCCTTGGGGCAAACCCCGTAATCCGTCAGTTGGAATCCGTTCATTTACAGCGGGTAGTGGAAATAGAGATATTTTATCCTTCCGGCTTACTTGGAAATGAAAAACTAAATTTATTGCTGTTGAACGACGGTCAGGATGCTGATGGATTAGATTTGAAGGAGACGCTGAATAATTTATACGAAGATCAGAAAATTGAGCCTGTAGTTGTGGTTGCCATTAAAGCGTCTGCAGACCGGCTTCAGGAATACGGAGTTGCAGGAGTTCCTGACTTTGCAGGAAGAGGAGGAAAGGCTGCGGATTATACCAGATTCATCACTTCAGAATTAATGCCTTTTATAGAAAAAGAAGCCGGAATGCCTTTTCTTGGTAAACGTGCCTTTGCCGGATGTTCACTTGGTGGACTTACAGCATTTGATATTGTCTGGAAGAATGATGGTTTTTTTGATATTGCCGGTGTCTTTTCAGGTTCTTTCTGGTGGAGGAAAAAAGATCTGAAAGATGGTTATACAGATAATGACCGGATTATGCATGAGGTTATCAGGGAAACTGAAAACCAGCCCTCAGTTAAGTTCTGGCTGATGACGGGTACAGAAGATGAAACTGCTGACCGCAACCGTAATTTCATCATTGACTCCATTGATGATACGATTGATATTATCAAGGAACTAACCAAAAAGGGTTATAAAAGACAGGATGACATTTTTTATTATGAAATGGTGGGAGGTAAGCATAATGTAGCTACCTGGGCTAAAGCTATTCCATCATTTTTATGCTGGGCTTTTGCCAGAAAAACGTTTTTGTAA
- a CDS encoding oxidoreductase, whose amino-acid sequence MEKKRKAILAGASGSIGSCLLQDLLNDNNYTEVLVLVRKNLNIQHPKLNQLVIDFNRLSDYSAEIKGDAVFCCLGTTKSQTPDQKEYRRIDYQYPLDIAWIAQTNGAESYHLVSAMGADKNSSFFYNKTKGEVERDLKDVPFKSIHIYRPSLLDSKRSQQRFGEGMMNRLMHIINPLLIGKWKKYRSIKVEAVAKVMQAQSLNEQKGIFIHQSDQIQALSDVLTPA is encoded by the coding sequence ATGGAGAAGAAGAGGAAAGCAATACTGGCTGGTGCCAGTGGATCAATAGGCAGTTGCCTGCTGCAGGACTTATTAAATGATAATAATTATACAGAAGTCCTTGTACTGGTCCGCAAAAATCTGAACATACAACATCCTAAATTAAATCAGCTGGTTATTGATTTTAACCGCCTTAGTGATTATTCAGCAGAAATTAAAGGAGATGCTGTTTTCTGCTGCCTGGGAACCACAAAAAGTCAGACCCCCGACCAGAAAGAATACCGTCGGATAGATTATCAGTACCCACTGGATATCGCCTGGATCGCACAAACCAATGGCGCAGAAAGTTATCATTTGGTTTCCGCAATGGGTGCAGATAAAAACTCTTCTTTTTTCTATAATAAAACTAAAGGAGAAGTAGAGAGGGATCTCAAAGATGTTCCTTTTAAAAGCATTCATATCTACCGTCCTTCTCTACTGGATAGTAAAAGATCTCAGCAACGTTTTGGAGAGGGCATGATGAACAGGCTGATGCATATTATCAATCCGTTACTGATTGGTAAATGGAAAAAATACAGAAGCATCAAAGTTGAGGCTGTTGCAAAAGTTATGCAGGCACAATCATTAAATGAACAAAAGGGTATATTTATCCATCAGTCAGATCAGATTCAGGCCCTAAGCGATGTCTTAACCCCGGCTTAA
- the typA gene encoding translational GTPase TypA produces the protein MQKIRNIAIIAHVDHGKTTLVDKILHTCSIFRDNEQTGDLILDNNDLERERGITIVSKNVSVMYKDVKINIIDTPGHADFGGEVERVLKMADGVLLLCDAFEGAMPQTRFVTQKALALGLKPIVVVNKVDKENCRPEEVYEQIFELFFNLEATEDQLDFPVIYGSSKQGWMSTDYTKPTTDIFPLLDAVVANIPAPKLLEGSLQMQITSLDYSSFVGRIAVGRVHRGSIKENQPVTLIKRDGKMVKSRVKELYTFEGLGKIRTTEVSSGDICAVVGIDGFDIGDTIADFDAPEQLPVIKIDEPTMNMLFTINNSPFFGKEGKFVTSQRIKERLYKEMEKNLALKVVETESPDAYLVYGRGILHLSVLIETMRREGYEIQVGQPQVIIKEIDGKKCEPVETLIVDVPGEVAGKVIELVTQRKGELLIMEPKGDLQHLEFEIPARGIIGLRNNVLTATGGEAIMAHRFKAYEPWKGTIPGRLNGVLVSMEKGSTTAYSIDKLQDRGRFFVDPGVDVYEGQIMGEHIRDNDLVVNIVKGKALTNMRASGTDDSNRIAPAIKFSLEEAMEYIQADEYIEITPLSMRLRKIYLTENERKIKGKNL, from the coding sequence ATGCAAAAAATAAGAAACATAGCTATTATAGCACACGTTGACCACGGTAAAACTACATTGGTTGATAAGATTTTACACACTTGTTCTATTTTTCGTGACAACGAGCAGACAGGTGACTTAATACTTGACAATAACGACCTGGAAAGAGAACGTGGTATTACCATCGTATCTAAAAACGTTTCAGTAATGTATAAAGATGTTAAAATTAACATCATTGATACACCTGGTCACGCCGATTTTGGTGGTGAGGTTGAACGTGTATTAAAAATGGCTGATGGTGTATTGTTGTTATGTGATGCTTTTGAAGGTGCAATGCCTCAGACTCGTTTCGTAACTCAGAAAGCTTTGGCTTTAGGTTTGAAACCAATTGTTGTTGTAAATAAAGTAGATAAAGAAAACTGTCGTCCTGAAGAGGTTTATGAGCAGATTTTTGAATTGTTCTTTAACCTTGAAGCTACAGAAGATCAATTGGATTTCCCTGTAATCTATGGTTCATCTAAACAAGGATGGATGAGTACTGATTACACTAAACCAACTACAGATATTTTCCCTTTATTAGATGCGGTTGTTGCTAATATTCCAGCGCCGAAATTACTTGAGGGATCACTTCAGATGCAGATCACTTCGTTAGATTATTCATCTTTCGTAGGTCGTATCGCAGTTGGGCGTGTTCACCGCGGATCGATTAAAGAAAACCAGCCGGTTACTTTAATTAAACGTGATGGTAAAATGGTAAAATCAAGAGTAAAAGAATTATATACTTTCGAAGGATTGGGTAAAATTCGTACTACTGAAGTAAGTTCAGGTGATATCTGTGCAGTTGTAGGTATTGATGGATTTGATATCGGTGATACAATTGCTGATTTTGATGCTCCTGAGCAATTGCCTGTAATCAAGATTGATGAGCCGACAATGAACATGTTGTTCACGATCAATAACTCACCATTCTTTGGTAAAGAAGGTAAATTTGTTACATCTCAACGTATTAAAGAACGTTTGTACAAAGAGATGGAGAAAAATCTTGCACTGAAAGTTGTTGAAACTGAATCTCCTGATGCATATCTGGTATACGGAAGGGGTATTCTGCATTTATCAGTATTAATCGAGACTATGCGTCGCGAAGGATATGAAATTCAGGTAGGACAGCCACAGGTTATTATCAAAGAAATTGATGGTAAAAAATGTGAGCCGGTTGAGACGCTGATCGTAGATGTTCCTGGTGAAGTTGCTGGTAAAGTAATTGAGCTGGTTACTCAACGTAAAGGTGAATTACTGATCATGGAACCAAAAGGAGATTTACAGCATTTAGAGTTTGAAATCCCTGCACGTGGTATCATCGGATTGAGAAATAACGTGTTAACTGCTACAGGTGGTGAAGCGATTATGGCTCACCGTTTCAAAGCTTACGAGCCTTGGAAAGGTACTATTCCGGGAAGATTGAATGGTGTATTGGTTTCTATGGAAAAAGGAAGCACAACAGCTTATTCAATTGATAAATTACAGGATCGTGGTCGTTTCTTCGTTGATCCGGGTGTTGATGTTTATGAAGGTCAGATTATGGGTGAGCACATCCGTGATAATGATTTAGTAGTAAACATTGTTAAAGGAAAAGCTTTAACTAACATGCGTGCATCAGGTACAGATGATAGTAACCGTATTGCTCCTGCAATTAAGTTCTCTCTGGAAGAAGCGATGGAATATATCCAGGCTGATGAGTACATTGAAATCACTCCGTTAAGTATGCGTTTACGTAAAATCTATTTAACTGAGAACGAACGTAAAATCAAAGGTAAAAACTTATAA
- a CDS encoding 3-ketoacyl-ACP reductase, which translates to MESLRGKNALITGAGKGIGRAVAIALAQEGVNVGLIARTAADLQNLAEELKAFNVQIAIAAADVSSIDSVNTAVTKIKADLGVIDILINNAGTSTFGSFMELEPARWEEIVKVNLFGVYYVTRAVLPEMIDRKTGDIVNISSTAGQRGAPVTSAYSASKFGLIGLSESLMQEVRKHNIRVTTLTPSTVATDLAKELKLTDGNPDKVMQPEDLAELIVSQLKLSRRVFVKEAGLWSTNP; encoded by the coding sequence ATGGAATCTTTAAGAGGAAAAAATGCGCTGATTACAGGTGCAGGTAAAGGAATTGGTCGTGCTGTGGCTATAGCACTGGCACAGGAAGGTGTGAATGTGGGCCTGATTGCAAGAACAGCAGCTGATCTGCAAAATCTGGCTGAAGAGCTGAAAGCTTTTAATGTGCAGATTGCAATTGCTGCTGCAGACGTATCTTCCATTGATTCCGTGAATACAGCTGTTACAAAGATCAAAGCTGATTTAGGTGTAATTGATATTTTGATCAATAATGCCGGAACAAGTACTTTTGGTTCATTTATGGAACTGGAGCCTGCCAGATGGGAAGAAATTGTTAAAGTAAATTTATTTGGTGTTTATTATGTGACGCGTGCTGTTTTGCCTGAAATGATCGACAGAAAAACAGGTGATATCGTGAATATCTCTTCGACGGCAGGTCAGCGTGGAGCTCCGGTAACCAGTGCTTACAGTGCATCTAAATTTGGTTTAATCGGACTTTCTGAATCCCTGATGCAGGAAGTTCGCAAGCATAATATCAGAGTAACTACTTTAACGCCAAGTACAGTAGCGACTGATCTGGCAAAAGAGCTGAAACTTACCGATGGAAATCCTGACAAAGTTATGCAACCCGAAGATCTGGCAGAATTAATAGTTAGTCAATTGAAATTAAGCCGGAGAGTTTTTGTGAAGGAAGCCGGACTCTGGTCTACAAACCCATAA
- a CDS encoding serine hydrolase domain-containing protein, whose product MKRILYLLAAVVLLVVLLFAMLFTWRPELVRVVRYQSPDANTYKIFPQAVIQPSDTAFHFVKAAVNRDDLDTLHVLNWKNESVPFTTYLKDGKANLFMVIRNDTIIYQRFAPGYSDTTLTTLFSVAKTMVSIMVGEALEEGKIKSLDDKLVNYVPELKVNPAFNGITLKNLLEMKSGLEFKDVYGGLIAAFLSDEAKYYYTDDIKKELINVKAANAPGTVWKYKSIDAFLLTWALENATGKKAAAYFQDKIWKKIGTAYPAGFGLDHENGLANTASRFQSTAIDLAKLGRLYLNKGKYNGNQVISADWVIQSVNLGNDIPANSKGWQKSAHHYLWWVPQQGINGDYAAEGMRGQRLYIDPLTRTIIVQFSGKGAGGYPFRKISRYLSGLPFTYPAELPSESAISQ is encoded by the coding sequence ATGAAACGGATTCTATACCTGCTTGCGGCAGTTGTTTTATTGGTTGTTCTGCTTTTTGCCATGTTGTTTACCTGGCGCCCGGAACTGGTGCGGGTTGTGCGTTATCAATCGCCGGATGCCAATACCTATAAGATATTTCCGCAGGCTGTGATTCAGCCGTCAGATACGGCTTTTCATTTTGTAAAAGCTGCGGTAAACAGAGATGATCTGGATACCCTTCATGTGCTGAACTGGAAAAATGAATCCGTTCCTTTTACTACCTATCTTAAAGATGGGAAGGCTAATCTTTTTATGGTGATCCGGAATGATACCATTATCTATCAGAGATTTGCTCCCGGATATAGTGATACTACGCTGACTACACTTTTCTCTGTAGCGAAAACTATGGTTTCCATAATGGTTGGTGAAGCTCTTGAAGAAGGGAAAATCAAAAGCCTGGATGATAAACTGGTTAACTATGTTCCTGAATTAAAAGTGAATCCTGCATTTAACGGTATTACTTTAAAGAATTTGCTGGAAATGAAGTCTGGTCTGGAATTTAAGGATGTGTACGGTGGTTTGATAGCTGCATTTTTATCAGATGAAGCTAAATATTATTATACAGATGATATTAAAAAAGAGCTGATTAATGTCAAAGCAGCGAACGCACCCGGTACTGTCTGGAAGTATAAAAGTATTGATGCCTTTCTGCTGACCTGGGCTCTGGAAAATGCAACCGGAAAAAAAGCCGCCGCTTATTTCCAGGATAAGATCTGGAAAAAAATAGGTACTGCTTATCCGGCGGGTTTTGGTCTGGATCATGAAAATGGGTTGGCCAATACTGCCAGCAGATTTCAGTCTACAGCGATTGATCTGGCCAAGCTGGGCCGTCTGTATTTAAATAAGGGAAAGTATAATGGAAATCAGGTCATTTCTGCCGATTGGGTTATACAATCTGTTAATCTGGGGAATGACATCCCGGCAAACTCCAAAGGCTGGCAGAAGTCAGCGCATCATTATTTATGGTGGGTGCCTCAGCAGGGTATTAACGGAGATTATGCAGCAGAAGGTATGAGAGGACAAAGATTATATATTGATCCTTTAACCCGTACAATTATAGTCCAGTTTTCGGGTAAAGGGGCAGGGGGATATCCTTTCAGAAAGATCAGCCGTTATTTATCAGGTTTGCCGTTTACCTATCCGGCTGAATTGCCCTCAGAATCTGCTATAAGTCAATAA
- a CDS encoding AAA family ATPase, with the protein MPFLSHISLPKIAIDEYPFAIPAFKEGINLTLRNNVTFFVGENGSGKSTLMEAIAEQCGFSLRGGNRNHNLNAAQNFDGYETPLSSHLTLGWTPKRINQGFFMRAESFFNFADYIDEIAAEDARVLGAYGGKSLHQQSHGESFLSLFSNQFHSGIYILDEPEAALSPNRLMTFMSIINNLEKSGKAQFLIATHSPMLLCYPNASIYNFTENGPEETSYKDTEHYQLTKSFLDNPESYFRFLFE; encoded by the coding sequence ATGCCTTTCCTTTCTCATATATCACTACCTAAAATCGCAATAGACGAATACCCTTTTGCTATTCCGGCTTTTAAGGAAGGTATAAATCTGACGCTGAGAAATAACGTCACTTTCTTTGTCGGAGAAAACGGCTCGGGAAAATCAACTTTAATGGAGGCTATTGCTGAGCAATGCGGATTCAGTTTAAGAGGAGGAAACCGCAATCATAATTTAAACGCAGCACAGAATTTCGATGGTTACGAAACACCATTGAGCTCACATTTAACTTTAGGATGGACCCCCAAACGCATAAATCAGGGCTTTTTCATGCGCGCAGAGAGCTTTTTTAATTTCGCAGATTATATCGACGAAATAGCAGCTGAAGATGCACGTGTATTAGGGGCTTATGGCGGAAAATCACTTCATCAGCAATCTCACGGAGAGTCTTTTCTCTCTCTGTTCAGCAATCAGTTTCATAGTGGTATTTATATTCTGGATGAGCCCGAAGCCGCCCTTTCACCCAACAGGCTAATGACTTTTATGTCTATTATCAACAACCTGGAAAAATCAGGCAAAGCCCAGTTTCTGATTGCTACGCACTCGCCTATGCTGCTCTGTTATCCCAATGCCAGTATTTATAATTTTACTGAAAATGGTCCTGAAGAAACAAGTTATAAGGATACGGAGCATTATCAGCTGACCAAAAGTTTTCTGGACAATCCTGAATCCTATTTCCGTTTCTTATTTGAATAA
- a CDS encoding glycosyltransferase family 2 protein, with protein MLQPKLSVITIVYNNVRDIERTMRSVLNQTYPNIEYIIIDGASTDGTKDIIYKYKSRLGQFISEKDKGIYDAMNKGLKLATGDYVLFMNSGDEIYAPETVTEIFETAPGADIYYGETEMFNDNWQSLGQRRHRAPECFSWRSFKHGMSISHQAIYVKRSLTEPYDLQYKYSSDIDWIIKAAKKASSIVNTQLYVAKYLVGGISKQKHLASLKERFRIFQKYYGFLPNLINHFWIAVNLTQYYVKHKRTND; from the coding sequence ATGCTGCAGCCAAAACTTAGTGTCATTACCATCGTATATAATAATGTAAGGGATATTGAACGGACTATGCGCTCTGTATTAAATCAGACGTACCCGAATATTGAGTATATTATTATTGACGGGGCTTCTACTGACGGGACAAAAGATATTATCTATAAATACAAATCCCGCCTCGGCCAGTTCATCTCTGAAAAAGACAAAGGAATTTATGATGCAATGAATAAGGGTCTGAAACTGGCAACAGGAGATTATGTCCTGTTTATGAATTCGGGAGATGAGATTTATGCACCTGAAACTGTGACTGAAATATTTGAAACTGCCCCCGGAGCAGATATTTATTATGGGGAAACGGAAATGTTTAATGATAACTGGCAGAGCCTGGGACAAAGAAGACACCGTGCTCCTGAATGTTTCAGCTGGCGCAGTTTTAAACATGGAATGAGCATCAGCCATCAGGCGATTTATGTTAAACGCAGCTTAACAGAACCCTATGACCTGCAATATAAATACAGTTCGGATATCGACTGGATCATTAAAGCAGCTAAAAAAGCTTCCAGCATTGTGAATACACAGCTTTATGTAGCTAAATATCTGGTTGGAGGTATTTCCAAACAAAAACATCTGGCCAGCTTAAAGGAACGCTTCCGCATATTTCAAAAGTACTACGGATTCCTCCCAAACCTGATTAATCACTTCTGGATAGCTGTTAATCTGACACAGTATTATGTAAAGCATAAAAGAACAAACGACTAA